The Pseudomonas solani genome segment ACCGGGTCGCAGTAGTAGTGGGCGACGAGCACTGCATCCTGCGCCTTCAGCTCGGCGGCGATGTCTGCACGCAGCTGCGCCTCTTCATCAGCCGAAAGCTGCCGGGGCTGCTTGGCGGCGAGGTGGGCCTGGACGAGAAAACGTTCGGAGAGATGAGACATGTCTGCGGGACCTGCGAGCGCACTGCGCGAAAGCCTGTTGGGTCACCGCCCCGCCAAGCCAGGGGCCATGCGGTTCGGGGCGCGGATGATAACGCAGATTAACGCCAATGGGCATGGCTGCGGGAGAGGCCATCCGTCCCCCGATGAGGGGGGGACCATACTTTTCGGCGGACAAACGAAAAGCGGGAAGACCTTTCGATCTTCCCGCTTCCGTTGCTCCTCGCGGAGCCTTGTATGGTGGGTCGTGTAGGATTCGAACCTACGACCAATTGGTTAAAAGCCAACTGCTCTACCGACTGAGCTAACGACCCGACGCGGAGCGCATAATACTGATTTTATTCAGGAATTCAACACCCCACCGAAAATATTTCAGAAATATCTCGTAGGATCCTGCACCCCAGCCGCTTCGAAGCCGGCTGCACGCAGGCGGCAGCTGTCGCATTTGCGGCAGGCGCGGCCTTCGTCATCGGCCTGGTAGCAGGACACCGTCAAAGCGTAGTCGACGCCAAGCTTCATGCCCGCCTGGACGATATCCGCCTTGCTGAGGTTCTGCAGCGGCGCCTGGATGCGGAAACCATCCCCTTCCACCCCGGCCTTGGTCGCCAGGTTGGCCATGCGCTGGAAGGCCTCGACGAACTCGGGGCGGCAATCCGGGTAGCCGGAATAGTCCACGGCATTGACGCCGATGAAGATATCCCGCGCGCCGAGTACTTCGGCCCACCCCAGGGCGAGGGACAGGAACACGGTGTTGCGTGCCGGCACATAGGTGACCGGGATGCCTTCGGTAGGGGCTTCCGGCACATCGATGCTGCTGTCGGTCAGGGCCGAGCCACCGATGCCATCGAGATTGAGGCCAATCACCTTGTGTTCGACCACACCCAACTGGCGGGCCACGCGTTCGGCCGCCTGCAGCTCGGCACGGTGACGCTGGCCGTAGTCGAAGCTCATGGTGTAGCAGGCGTAGCCTTCAGCACGGGCCATGGCTACCACGGTGGCGGAGTCCAGGCCGCCGGAGAGGAGGATTACCGCTTTCTTGTCGCTCATATCAATGTCCCGGCTCGTCGTTCCAGAGGATCTTGTGCAATTGCAGCTGCAGGCGCACCGGCAGGTTGTCGGCCACTATCCAGTCCGCCAGGTTCCGCGCGCTCACCTGCTGGTGGCTGGGCGAGAACAGCACCTCACCGGCACGCTGCTCCAGGCGGTACTCGATCAACTTGGACACGGCCCAGTCGTAGTCCTCGCGGGAACAGATGACGAACTTCACCTGGTCGTTGCTGGTCAGCAGGGCCATGTTCTCGTAGCGGTTGCGCCCGACTTCGGCGGAGCCCGGCGTCTTCAGGTCGACGACACGGCTGACGCGGGTGTCCACGGGGGCGATATCCAGGGCTCCGCTGGTCTCCAGGGAAACCTCGTAGCCGGCATCACAGAGCCGTTGCAGGAGCGGGATGCAGTTGGGTTGCGCCAGCGGCTCACCGCCCGTCACACAGACGTAGCGGGGCTTGTAGGCGGCTACCTGGGCGAGGATGTCGTCCAGGGTGTGGATCTGGCCGCCATTGAAGGCGTAGGCGGTGTCGCAGTACTGGCAGCGCAGGGGACAGCCGGTCAGGCGCACGAATACCGTCGGCAAGCCGGCGGTACGCGTCTCCCCCTGCAGCGAGTAGAAGATCTCGGTCAGTCGCAGGGTCTGTTGCATAAGGGCCACGGGCGTGACGGCTAAACAGGCCATCCGCCTCCGTTGCTGGAAGAAAATATGAGGGCGGCGATTCTAAACGAAAAAACCCGCGACAGGCGCGGGTTAATCGATGCTCGGGGCGTGGATCAGGGCAGGCGCTGAAGGTCCCGCTGCGCCAGCTGGGCGGCGGAGCTGCCCGGGTACTGGGCGACGACCTGCTTGAGGATGCCCTTGGCCTTGTCGGTGTTGCCCAGGCGCTGCTCGACGTCGGCGAGCTTGTAGAGGGAATCCGGCACCTTGGCGTGCTGCGGATAAACCTGGCTGACCTTGGCGAAGGCCTGGCCGGCGCCCTGCAGGTCGCCCTTGGCGAGGTTCACCTCACCCAGCCAGTACTGCGCGTTGCCGGCGTACTGGCTGTTGGGGTACTTGCGCAGGAAAGCGCCGAAGGCCTGGCTGGCCTTGTCGAAATCCTTGGCTTTGATCAGGTCGAAGGCGGCGTCGTAGTACAGCTTTTCCTTCGCCGGATCGCCCGGTTCGGTGCTGGCCGCCGGCTGTTGTGCCGGAGCCGAGGGGGTGCCGGCGGCGTTGATCGCGCCATCGGCAGGGGGATTCTGTTGTGCGGCTGGTGCGCCCGCTGCGCCCGCATTCAAGCGGCTATCCAGATCCTGGTAACGCTCCAGCGATTCACGCTTGAGCTGCTGGATCTCGTTCTGCTGTTCTTCGACCATCCCGCGCAGGCGGGCAGTCTCTTCCTGCATCTGTTGCAGCTGCATGAACAGCTCGCCTTGCGCGGACACCGGGGCCGAAGCCCCGGATCCGGCATAGGCGCCAGTCGTGCCATAACCAGCGGGCGGGTAACTGTTGCCGTAACCGGCATCGTTTCCGTCCACCACGGGAACCTCAGCAAAGGCGGCCAGGGGCAGGCTGCTGAGGGCCAATACAGTCAAAGCACGACGGCACTTACGCATATCGAATTACTTACGCAGTTCGACGCGACGGTTCTGAGCCCAGGACTGCTCGTCGTTGCCAGTGGCAACCGGACGCTCTTCGCCGTAGGAAACCAGTTCCAGCTGAGCCGGGGAAACGCCCTGCAGAACCAGGTAGCGCTGAACGGCCTTGGCACGACGCTCGCCCAGAGCCATGTTGTACTCGCGGGTGCCGCGCTCGTCGGTGTGGCCTTCCAGAACGACGCGAGCGCCGTTGCCTTTCAGGTCCTTGGCGTGTACGTCCAGAGCGCGCATGGCTTCCGGCTTCAGGTCGGAGCTGTCGTACTCGAAGTAGAAGGTGGTGATGGCGCGCAGAGCAGCTTCTTCGCTCAGGCTGCCGTCAACACCGCTGTTGCCGCTGTTGTAGCCAGCGTTCGGGTCTACAGCGCCCTGGCCGGAATCGTCGCCGCCCTTGGAGGAGCAACCAACTGCAACAGCCATGGCCAGAGCCAGAGCAGCGAACTTACCGAATTTAATCATTTCCATCATGTAACTCCTAATGAGCCCCAGTGTGTTTAGCAAAACAATAGTGGATACCGCGTCAGTTCAGGTACGGCGACCAGGACGGTTCGCGGATATCGCCTTGAACGGTTGGAATCGGGAGTCGCACGTGCCCGTTTGTGGACACGAGCATCAGGACTCCCCGGCCCTGCTGGCGGGTGGCGTAGATTAGCATGGTGCCGTTTGGCGCAACAGTGGGCGAGTCATCCAGAGTGGTGCCGGAAAGGATGCGCGGAGCACCGCCACGCACCAGGTCCATGGCCGCCACCTTGAAGTTGGTGAAGCCGTCCTGGCGGTGGATCATCACCAGGGTCTTTTCATCAGCCGAGAGCTTCGGGTTGGCGTTGTAGTTGCCCACGAAGGTAACGCGCTGCGGCTCGCCGCCGTTGATGTTGGTCTTGTAGATCTGCGGCTTGCCGGCGCGATCCGAGGTGAAGTAGATGGTCTGGCCATCGGCGCCCCAGAAGGGTTCGGTGTCGATCGCCATGTGATTGGTGACGCGGCGCAGCTGGCGGCTGCCCAGGTCCATCACGTAGATCTCCGGGTTGCCGTCCTTGGACAGCACGAACGCCAGGCGATTGCCTTCCGGCGACCAGGCCGGCGCGCCGTTCAGGCCTTCGAAGTTGGTGATCTGCTCGCGACGACCGGTGTCGACGTGCTGGATGAAGATGCGTGGACGCTTCTGCTCGAAGGAGACATAGGCGATGCGGCGGCCATCCGGCGCGTAGCGCGGCGAGAGGATCGGCTCACGCGACTGCAGCAGGGTCACGGCGCGCTGGCCGTCATAGTCCGAGCGTTGCAGGGTGTAGCGGGTGTTGTTCACCGAGAAGCGCTCTGCGGTCACGTAGAGCATGCGTGTGGAGAACGCCCCCTTCACGCCGGTGAGCTTCTCGAAGGACTGGTCGGCCACGTAGTGCGCCATGTCGCGCAACTGATCGGTGGAGCCGCTGACGCTGCCGGCGAACACCTGTTGCTCGGTGGCGACGTTGAACAGGGCGAACTGCACCTGCAGACGACCGCCGGCGGGGGCGATGCTGCCCACCAGCACGTACTGGGCGCCGAGGGCCTTCCAGTCGCGGTAGATCACTTCGCTGGCCTGGGTCGGCAGGCTGATCATGTTCTGCCGAGGGATGGGCTCGAAGAAGCCGGAGTTGCGCAGGTCATTGCCGATGATCTCGGACATGTCCTCGGGCAGGACGTTACCGCCTTGCCAGCCGAAAGGCACGACGGCGATGGGTGTTGCGCTGTCCCGCCCGCCGGTAATCACGAGCGGATCAGCGGCCTGCACGGTACCGACCAGCATGGTCAGGCCGAGCAGGACGATACGTATCAGAGTGTTCACAGACCTAAATCCTCCGGTTTGAAGACGACGCGACGCTGCCTGTACATCCTGTCAAAGGTAGCGCGATCCAATTGTTGCATTTCAGGGATGCGCCCGACGCTGCGTACCGCGGCCACCGCGGAGCTGTCGAAGGGCCCATCGCCACTTGAACGGGTGACGCTGGCGTTGGTGATGGTGCCGTCGGGCAACATCTGAATCAGCAACTCGACGCTCATGCCCGGGCGGGTCGACAACGGCTTCTGCCAGTTCTCGCTGATCAGCTTGATGATCAAGTCATCGAGGCTGCCGGCAACCTGGTCGCCCACCTCGTCAGCCAGGGTCTGCTCACGCTCGACGGTGTCGGACAGCAGGTCGGCGAGTGCCGCGGCCTTCTTGTCCTCGGTCGACTTGCGCTTGGCCTCCTCCGCTGCCTTTTTCTTCGCGGCTTCGGCGGCGGCCTTCTTCTTCGCATCCTCGGCAGCCTTCTTCTTGGCGGCCTCGGCTGCAGCTTTCTTCTTCGCTTCTTCAGCGGCTTTCTTCTTGGCCTCGTCGGCAGCCTTTTTCTTGGCTTCCTCTTCGGACTTTTTCTTGGCGATGTCGGCCTGCTGCTTCTTGGCCTCCTCAGCTTTCTTGGCGTCGTCGGCCTTCTTGGCTTCAGCCGCCTCTTCCGCTTTTCGAGCTTCGTCGGCTTTCTTTTGTTCCGCAGCCTTGGCGGCAGCGACCTTCTGCTGCTCCAGCTTCTGCTGCTCGGCCTTCTTCTGCTCCATCTGCTCGGTTTCGTACTGCGGAGCAGCGGCTTTCTTGGCTTCGCCGGCGATCTTCTGGTTGGTCTGGGTGGTCGCCTGGCTCTGCGATTTCAGCTGATACAGCGTAGCCTGCACGATGGGGCGCGCCGGCGGCAGTTCAGGGGTGAAGGCGAAACTGACGAACAGCGTGCCGAAGATCAGCACGTGCAGGCCTATGGCCCAGACCGCGGGCCAGAAATAGCTTTCCGATGGGGAGCGTTCGCTCTGCTGCTGCATCAGGGCGCCTCGGTGATCAGCCCGACATTACCCACGCCGGCCTGCTGCAGGCCGCCCATGACGGCCATCACGGAGCCGTAGTCGACGGCCTTGTCGCCACGCACGAAGACCTGGACCTTCTTACCCTGGCTGGTGTTCTGACTCATGATCGCCGTGACCGCCTGGACCAGCTGCGGCAGCGTACTGGACGTCTCGCTGGCCTTGCCCTGATCCGGGTCCACTTCCTCGCCCATGTTCCAGTAGTAGCTTTTGTCGGCCTTGATGGAGATGGTCAGCACCCGGGAGTCGTTGTCCTGGGGCAGCGCCTCGCTGGAGACCTTCGGCAAGTCGACCTTGACGCCCTGGTTGAGCATGGGCGCGGTCACCATGAAGATGACCAGCAGCACCAACATCACGTCGATGTAGGGCACCACGTTCATCTCGGCGACCGGCTTGCGTTTGTGGCGAATTCTGGCCATGGCGTGAAACCTGTCCTCTATTGAACCTGCGTCTTATTCGTCGCTGGTGTGCACTTTGCGGTGCAGGATGGCCTGGAACTCGTCGGCGAAGGTGTAGTAGCGACTGATCAGGGTCTCACCACGCGCGGCGAAGCGGTTGTACGCGATGACCGCCGGGATCGCCGCGAACAGGCCGATGGCTGTAGCGATCAGCGCCTCGGCAATGCCGGGGGCCACGGTGGCCAGGGTCGCCTGCTGCACCTGAGCCAGGCCGCGGAAGGAATTCATGATCCCCCAGACGGTGCCGAACAGGCCGATGTAGGGGCTGGTGGAGCCGACGGTGGCGAGGAACGGCAGGCTCTGCTCGAGCTTCTCTTCCTCACGGGAGATGGCCACACGCATGGCGCGGGCCACGCCTTCCATCACCGCGTCCGGGTCGACGCCGGGCTGCTGGCGCAGGCGGGAGAACTCCTTGAAGCCGGCACGGAAGATCTGCTCGACGCCGGAATCCGGGTCCGGGTTGCTGCCGGCCTGGCGATACAGCTTGGACAGGTCGATGCCCGACCAGAAACGCTCCTCGAAGGACACGAGGGATTTCTTGGCCGCGCGCAGCAGGTTGCTGCGCTGGAAAATCATGATCCACGAGGTGACCGAGGCGGCCACCAGAGTGAGCATGACCAGTTGCACCACGATGCTGGCGTTGCTGATCAGGCTCCACATGGAGGTATGGTCGACGACGTTGGCTTCCACGCTTAGTCTCCTGCAGGGGATTGGCCCGGTACGGCGGCGAAGGCTGAACGCAGCGCTTCGGGGATCGCCCGGGGTTTCAAACTGTCGGCGCGCACACAGGCCACCAGGAACTGCCCTTCACAGAGCAGCGCATCATCCGTAGCCCGCCTCACCTGTTGACGAAAGCGCAGGCTGGCACGGTTCAATTCGATCACTTCGGCGCTGATGGTCAGCTCGTCGTCGAGCCTGGCGGGGGCGTGATAACGCGCCTCGGCCGAATGCACGACGAACAACAGGTTCTCCCCGACCAGCTCGGACTGGGCAAAGCCCAGGCTCCGCAGGCATTCGGTTCGAGCCCGTTCCATGAACTTGAGGTAGTTGACGTAATAGACGATGCCACCGGCATCGGTGTCTTCGTAATAGACGCGGCTCCGATGCACGAAAGGCTGGGCCCCATTTTGCGCGCGCATACTCTAGTGCTTACTCCAAAGGTTGCCAATCAGGCCGGGTAACTGTTTTTTTCATCCCCGGCCCCCGCCGCTCGCTTCGACAGCGATTTCCCTTATTCGTCCCCCGCCCCGGAGAAATCATCAGCGGGCGGCTCGACCATGCGCCTGGGCAGGTTCAACCCGAAATGCAGGTAGGCATGGCGGGTGACCACACGCCCACGCGGCGTGCGCATGATGTAGCCCTGCTGGATCAGATAGGGCTCGAGAACATCCTCGATGGTGTGACGTTCCTCACTGATCGCCGCCGCCAGGTTGTCGACGCCTACCGGGCCACCGTCGAACTTGTCGATCATCGCCAACAGCAGACGCCGGTCCTGGTGGTCGAAGCCACGTTCGTCGACATCCAGCAGGTTGAGCGCCTGGTCGGCAATGACCCGGGTGATCTGCCCCTGGCCACGGACTTCAGCGAAGTCACGCACGCGGCGAAGCAGGCGGTTGGCGATGCGCGGTGTACCACGGGCGCGGCGGGCGATCTCGAAGGCGCCCTCCGGCTCGATGTGCAAGCCGAGGATGCCGGCAGAGCGGGTGACGATGCTGGTCAGGTCCGCAGTGCTGTAGAACTCCAGGCGCTGGACGATGCCGAAGCGGTCGCGCAGCGGGTTGGTCAGCATGCCGGCGCGCGTGGTGGCGCCGACCAGGGTGAAGGGCGGCAGGTCGAGCTTGATCGAGCGAGCCGCCGGGCCCTCGCCGATCATGATGTCGAGCTGGAAGTCCTCCATCGCCGGGTACAGTACTTCTTCGACGATGGGCGACAGGCGGTGGATTTCGTCGACGAAGAGCACATCGCCGGACTCGAGGTTGGTCAGCAGCGCCGCCAGGTCACCCGGGCGCTCCAGCACGGGGCCGGACGTGCTCTTGATCGAGACGCCCATTTCCTGGGCGATGATGTTGGCCAGGGTGGTCTTGCCCAGGCCCGGCGGGCCGAAGATCAGCGTGTGATCGAGCGCCTCGCTGCGCCCGCGGGCCGCCTGGATGAACAGTTCCATCTGCTCACGCACGGTCGGCTGGCCGACATAGTCGGCGAGGCTCAGCGGGCGGATGGCCCGGTCCAGCTGCTCGTCGCGGTCGCGGCTGCTGGCGGTTATCAGGCGGTCTGCTTCGATCATGCGGTGTTACACCATTCCTTTCAGGGCACGGCGGATCAGTTCTTCGCTGGAAAGCCCTTCTTCCTTGATGGCTGCAACGGCACGGCTGGCTTCCTGGGGCTTGAAGCCCAGGGAGATCAGGGCGCTGAGCGCATCGTTTTCGGCGCTAGAGGCGGCAGCCTTGAGCGGCTCCACCACCAGGGTGGAAATGCTCGGCATGGTTTCCCAGGCCTTGAAACGGTCCTTCAGCTCCACCAGCAGGCGCTCGGCGGTCTTCTTGCCGACCCCGGGGATCTTCACCAGGGTCGAGGTGTCCTGGGCCTGCACGCAACGCACCAGCTCATCCACTTCCAGCCCGGACATCAGCGCCAGGGCCAGCTTCGGGCCAACGCCGTTGAGACGGATCAGCTCACGGAACAGCTCACGCTCGCGCTTCTCGAAGAAGCCGTAGAGCAGGTGCGCATCCTCACGCACCACCAGATGGGTGTGCAGGGTCACGGGCTCGCCGGTCGAGGGCAGGCGGTAGAGGGTGGTCATGGGCACTTCCAGCTCGTAGCCGACGCCGTTGACATCGAGAATCAGGTGCGGCGGCTGTTTTTCCGCCAGGGTGCCACGCAAACGTCCAATCACGAAGTGCGTCCTTATATGGGGTTACAAACGGAGCCGCCCGCCACGGCGCTTGGCGGTTGCCAGGCCATGGGGAATCAGGCTCTGCCGGTGGTGCGCATGGCACAGGGCGATGGCCAGGGCGTCGGAGGCGTCGATCTGTGGCTTCTGCACCAGCTTGAGCAGGTGCATGACCATCATCTGCACCTGTTGCTTGTCAGCGCCGCCGGTGCCGGCGATGGCCTGCTTGACCTGGCTGGCGCTGTACTCGGCCACCTCCAGCCCTTCCTCGCTGGCCGCGACTATGGCGGCACCACGAGCCTGGCCCAGCTTGAGGGCGGAGTCGGCGTTGCGCGCCATGAACACCTTTTCGATGCCCATGGTCACCGGCCCGTAGGTCTGGATGACCTCCCGCACGCCACGGAAGACGATCAGCAGGCGCTCCTGCAGTTCGCCGCTGCCGGTGCGGATGCAGCCGGAAGCGATGTATTCACAGCCGCGCCCGGTATCGCGAACCACGCCGTAACCGGTGATGCGCGAACCAGGGTCGATACCGAGGATCAGGGTCATTGGCGCTCTATATCAGGTGCCCAAGTAAAAAAGCCGAAGCGTCGGCTCCGGCTTTTTCGTGTCAGCCCAACTGGGCCATCACATCGTCGGGGATGTCCACGTTGCTGTAGACGTTCTGCACGTCGTCGAGGTCTTCGAGCATGTCGATGAGCTTCAACACCTTCTGTGCGGTTTCCACATCGGTGATCGGCGCGCTGATCGAGGGGATCATCGCCACTTCTGCCTCGTCGCCCTTGAAACCGGCGGCGGTGAGCGCTTCGTTGACGCTGAGGAAGTCGGCGAAGGAGGTGTACACCTCGACCGAGCCGTCTTCAGCGGCAACCACGTCATCGGCACCCGCTTCCAGCGCGGCTTCCATCAGGGCGTCTTCATTCACGCCAGGGGCGTAGCTGATCTGGCCCTTGCGGTCGAACATGTAGGCCACCGAACCGTCGGTTCCGAGGTTGCCGCCACACTTGCTGAAGGCGTGACGCACTTCAGCGGCGGTGCGGTTGCGGTTGTCGGTCATGGCTTCGACGATGATCGCCACGCCGCTCGGCGCATAACCCTCGTAGCTCAGCTCGACCATGTTGTCGGCTTCGTTGGAGCCGGCGCCACGGGCGATCGCGCGATCGATGGTGTCGCGGGTCATGTTGGCGGTGAGCGCCTTGTCCACGGCCAGGCGCAGACGCGGGTTGTCCGCCGGGTTGCCACCGCCATGCTTGGCGGCAACGGTCAGCTCACGGATGAGCTTGGTGAAGATCTTGCCGCGCTTGGCGTCCTGGCGCTCCTTGCGGTGCTTGATGTTGGCCCATTTGGAATGACCAGCCATATCTGACTCCGTGCTTGCTAGGTGGCGGCGGCGCACCGGGCGCCACCGTCGGGATGGAACGGTTTACTCGGCCTTGGGCTGTTCGCGCAGGCGGATGTGCAGTTCGCGCAGTGCCTTGCCATCCACGCTGCCCGGAGCCTGGGTCATGACGTCGCCGGCGCTCTGGGTTTTCGGGAAGGCGATCACTTCGCGGATCGACGCAGCACCGGTCATCAGCATGACCAGGCGATCCAGGCCGAAGGCCAGGCCACCGTGCGGCGGAGCACCGTACTTCAGCGCATCGAGGAGGAAGCCGAACTTCTCTTCCTGCTCGGCATCGTCGATGCCCAGCACGCGGAACACGGCCTGCTGCATGGCCTTGTCGTGGATACGGATGGAGCCGCCGCCCAGTTCGGTGCCGTTGAGCACCATGTCATAGGCACGGGACAGCTTGCCGGCCGGGTTGGCCTCCAGCTCTTCCGGGCTGCACTTGGGCGCAGTGAACGGGTGGTGCAGGGAGGTGAGGCTGCCGTCGTCGTTCTCTTCGAACATCGGGAAGTCGACGACCCACATCGGCGCCCATTCCTTGGTGAGCAGGTTGAGGTCATGGCCGACCTTGATGCGCAGGGCACCCAGGGCGTCGCAGACGACCTTGGCCTTGTCGGCACCGAAGAACACGATGTCGCCATCGACCGCACCGACGCGATCGAGGATCACGTTGAGGTTCGGCTCGGCGATGTTCTTGACGATCGGCGACTGCAGGCCGTCGATACCGTTGGCGCGCTCGTTGACCTTGATGTAGGCCAGGCCCTTGGCACCGTAGATGCCGACGAACTTGGTGTAGTCGTCGATCTGCTTGCGCGGCATGCTCGCCCCGCCCGGAACGCGCAGTGCGGCAACGCGGCCTTTCGGATCGTTGGCCGGGCCGGAGAAGACCTTGAATTCAACGTCTTTCAACTGGTCGGCAACGTCCACCAGTTCCAGCGGGATGCGCAGGTCGGGCTTGTCCGAGCCGTAGCGGCGCATGGCTTCTTCGAAGGGCATGTGCGGGAACTCGTCGAACTCGACGTCGAGGACTTCCTTGAACAGCTGGCGAACCATCTTCTCGGTGATGGCGATGATATCGCTCTCGTCGAGGAAGCTGGTTTCGATGTCGATCTGGGTGAATTCCGGCTGACGGTCGGCACGCAGGTCTTCGTCGCGGAAGCATTTGGCGATCTGGTAGTAGCGATCGAAGCCGGCAACCATCAGCAGTTGCTTGAACAGCTGGGGCGATTGCGGCAGGGCGAAGAAGTTGCCCGGGTAGGTGCGGCTCGGCACCAGGTAGTCACGCGCGCCTTCCGGAGTCGGGCGACCGAGGATCGGCGTCTCGACGTCGAGGAAGCCGTTCTCGTCCAGATAGCGGCGAATGCTGCTGGTGATGCGCGCGCGCAGCTTCAGCTTGGCGGCCATTTCCGGGCGACGCAGGTCGATGAAGCGGTAGCGCAGACGGGTCTCTTCGCCCACGTCGGAGTATTCGTCCAGCGGGAAAGGCGGGGTCTCGGCCTGGTTGAGGACTTCGAGCTCATAGCCCAGCACTTCGATACCGCCGGACGCCATGTTGGCGTTGACCGCACCGGCCGGGCGCGGACGCACCTTGCCGGTCACCTTGACGACGTACTCGCTGCGCACGCGGTCAGCCTTGGCGAAGGTCTCGGCGCGATCCGGGTCGAACACCACCTGGGCCAGGCCTTCACGATCACGGATATCGAGGAAGATGACCCCGCCATGGTCACGGCGACGGTGGACCCAGCCGCAAAGGGTGATTTCCTGGCCGTCCAGGCTCTCGTTCAGTTGGCCGCAATAGTGGCTGCGCATCATGGTCGTGTTTCGCTTCTCTTGAGTCTTGAATTCGTCGGGCCGCCAGTGTGCGTGCCGTCGATGACCGCGAACGGGCTGCGAATCGCCGCCGGGCATCGGGACCACACTGCCGCTGGCCAGGGACCGGTGGCAAAGGGGCGGATTATATATGGTTAATCGACACCGCGCAGCCGCCCGCCGGAAGCCTTTCTATACTGAAGGGCCCAAGCCGGTGGAGGACCATCCATGGCCACGCCTCGCCCCGTCGACATC includes the following:
- the ruvC gene encoding crossover junction endodeoxyribonuclease RuvC; amino-acid sequence: MTLILGIDPGSRITGYGVVRDTGRGCEYIASGCIRTGSGELQERLLIVFRGVREVIQTYGPVTMGIEKVFMARNADSALKLGQARGAAIVAASEEGLEVAEYSASQVKQAIAGTGGADKQQVQMMVMHLLKLVQKPQIDASDALAIALCHAHHRQSLIPHGLATAKRRGGRLRL
- a CDS encoding YebC/PmpR family DNA-binding transcriptional regulator, whose product is MAGHSKWANIKHRKERQDAKRGKIFTKLIRELTVAAKHGGGNPADNPRLRLAVDKALTANMTRDTIDRAIARGAGSNEADNMVELSYEGYAPSGVAIIVEAMTDNRNRTAAEVRHAFSKCGGNLGTDGSVAYMFDRKGQISYAPGVNEDALMEAALEAGADDVVAAEDGSVEVYTSFADFLSVNEALTAAGFKGDEAEVAMIPSISAPITDVETAQKVLKLIDMLEDLDDVQNVYSNVDIPDDVMAQLG
- the aspS gene encoding aspartate--tRNA ligase, with protein sequence MMRSHYCGQLNESLDGQEITLCGWVHRRRDHGGVIFLDIRDREGLAQVVFDPDRAETFAKADRVRSEYVVKVTGKVRPRPAGAVNANMASGGIEVLGYELEVLNQAETPPFPLDEYSDVGEETRLRYRFIDLRRPEMAAKLKLRARITSSIRRYLDENGFLDVETPILGRPTPEGARDYLVPSRTYPGNFFALPQSPQLFKQLLMVAGFDRYYQIAKCFRDEDLRADRQPEFTQIDIETSFLDESDIIAITEKMVRQLFKEVLDVEFDEFPHMPFEEAMRRYGSDKPDLRIPLELVDVADQLKDVEFKVFSGPANDPKGRVAALRVPGGASMPRKQIDDYTKFVGIYGAKGLAYIKVNERANGIDGLQSPIVKNIAEPNLNVILDRVGAVDGDIVFFGADKAKVVCDALGALRIKVGHDLNLLTKEWAPMWVVDFPMFEENDDGSLTSLHHPFTAPKCSPEELEANPAGKLSRAYDMVLNGTELGGGSIRIHDKAMQQAVFRVLGIDDAEQEEKFGFLLDALKYGAPPHGGLAFGLDRLVMLMTGAASIREVIAFPKTQSAGDVMTQAPGSVDGKALRELHIRLREQPKAE